A genomic stretch from Asterias rubens chromosome 7, eAstRub1.3, whole genome shotgun sequence includes:
- the LOC117292288 gene encoding leucine-rich repeat-containing protein 40-like isoform X2, translating into MEEKHRGTQNGRAGSVTLDFSSTNLSSFEISKSDLASCTTLILNYNEICELPADIGDTLHSLSSLLLIGNQLKELPESLGKLVSLKELNLSENGLISLPKTLGFLTHLAILKLVGNELKNLPEGFGGLESLRSLELDENFLTSLPESFGLVESLEVLEACDNALVELPASFGNLRHLQVLNLSNNRLETLPDSFGSLQCLKMVDLSGNKIKALMPEFKSCHCLKKLYLTGNRLTVLPVWIGELPKLQELSLRDNQLEHKALPESFGETSRNTLRHLDISGNFQTELPSTLGLLVHLDFLHMGSVIGELERQNFQNGNWIARFPENFGNLHLLRELHAEENQLNCLPENFGDLASLEFLDLGQNMLRQLPESFCELKSLQVCLLSKNHIECLPKEFGKLGGLQVIRLDCNKLTDLPESFMKLTNIELLDLFDNRLTRIPSVLKYLTKLTRLDLDLNKFDMPALSVPNLTRPNQYPSGKSATSDNWRTRARADEVAIAEQQLAEVVLDEMSSQNSINTVLNNSIISQALRNKASIWQSHEGTKIRESRTDTILLEKRMSRRHQKYSYSSDANSEDPNELDDCSSDGSHDEQGTGSNIVTQEEIEKAEENWDEDLIDISCFGFTVIPKTWTRQ; encoded by the exons ATGGAAGAGAAGCACAGAGGAACCCAGAATGGTAGAGCTGGCTCAGTAACATTAGATTTCTCCTCCACAAATCTATCTTCTTTCGAGATAAGCAAGTCAGATTTGGCCTCTTGCACAACTCTCATTCTGAATTACAATGAAATCTGTGAGCTGCCAGCTGATATTGGAGATACCCTTCACAGTCTTAGCAGTCTGTTACTCATTGGTAATCAGTTAAAGGAGCTGCCTGAATCACTTGGTAAACTTGTGAGTCTCAAGGAGCTCAACCTGTCTGAAAACGGCCTGATATCCCTACCCAAGACACTGGGTTTCCTTACGCATCTAGCAATCCTCAAGTTGGTCGGAAATGAGTTGAAGAATCTCCCGGAGGGATTTGGAGGACTCGAGTCTCTGAGAAGTCTAGAACTTGATGAAAACTTTCTGACGTCGCTGCCGGAATCGTTTGGACTCGTGGAGAGTTTAGAGGTTCTGGAGGCCTGCGACAATGCCCTGGTGGAGCTCCCAGCAAGCTTTGGAAATCTAAGACATTTACAGGTACTTAACCTGAGCAATAATCGTCTGGAGACCCTGCCTGATTCATTTGGGTCATTGCAGTGCCTTAAAATGGTGGATTTATCTGGGAACAAAATTAAGGCTCTAATGCCCGAGTTTAAGTCTTGCCACTGTCTTAAGAAGCTCTATCTCACAGGGAACAGATTAACCGTTCTTCCTGTTTGGATCGGGGAGCTTCCTAAACTACAGGAATTGAGTCTAAGAGATAACCAGTTGGAGCACAAAGCTTTACCGGAATCATTTGGGGAGACGAGCAGAAACACCCTTAGACACCTGGACATTTCAGGGAATTTTCAGACTGAACTTCCATCGACGCTAGGGCTTCTTGTCCACCTGGATTTCTTGCACATGGGCAGCGTGATCGGAGAACTGGAGCGTCAAAACTTTCAGAATGGAAACTGGATCGCAAGGTTCCCGGAAAACTTCGGAAACCTGCATCTATTGCGGGAACTTCATGCCGAGGAAAATCAGTTGAACTGCCTTCCAGAGAATTTTGGAGACCTTGCGTCTTTAGAGTTCCTAGACTTGGGCCAGAACATGCTGAGGCAGCTTCCAGAGTCTTTCTGCGAGCTGAAAAGTCTACAAGTTTGCCTGCTCTCCAAGAATCACATAGAGTGCCTTCCAAAGGAGTTTGGAAAACTGGGTGGACTTCAAGTTATCCGACTCGACTGTAATAAA CTGACTGATTTACCAGAATCGTTTATGAAGTTGACCAACATCGAACTGCTGGATCTGTTTGATAATCGGCTGACAAGGATACCCTCGGTGCTAAAGTATCTGACGAAACTAACAAGGCTGGACCTTGATTTG AATAAATTTGACATGCCAGCACTGTCGGTGCCTAACTTAACCAGACCCAACCAGTACCCATCAGGAAAGTCGGCTACCAGCGATAACTGGAGAACCAGGGCACGAGCCGATGAAGTTGCCATCGCTGAACAACAATTAGCCGAG GTGGTTTTGGATGAAATGAGTTCCCAGAACTCGATTAACACAGTACTCAATAACAGCATCATCTCGCAAGCCTTGCGTAATAAAGCATCTATCTGGCAGTCACACGAGGGCACTAAAATCAGGGAATCTCGCACGGACACCATACTGCTTGAAAAACGGATGTCCAGACGCCATCAAAAGTACTCCTACAGTTCTGATGCCAATTCAGAGGACCCAAATG
- the LOC117292288 gene encoding leucine-rich repeat-containing protein 40-like isoform X3, with protein sequence MEEKHRGTQNGRAGSVTLDFSSTNLSSFEISKSDLASCTTLILNYNEICELPADIGDTLHSLSSLLLIGNQLKELPESLGKLVSLKELNLSENGLISLPKTLGFLTHLAILKLVGNELKNLPEGFGGLESLRSLELDENFLTSLPESFGLVESLEVLEACDNALVELPASFGNLRHLQVLNLSNNRLETLPDSFGSLQCLKMVDLSGNKIKALMPEFKSCHCLKKLYLTGNRLTVLPVWIGELPKLQELSLRDNQLEHKALPESFGETSRNTLRHLDISGNFQTELPSTLGLLVHLDFLHMGSVIGELERQNFQNGNWIARFPENFGNLHLLRELHAEENQLNCLPENFGDLASLEFLDLGQNMLRQLPESFCELKSLQVCLLSKNHIECLPKEFGKLGGLQVIRLDCNKLTDLPESFMKLTNIELLDLFDNRLTRIPSVLKYLTKLTRLDLDLNKFDMPALSVPNLTRPNQYPSGKSATSDNWRTRARADEVAIAEQQLAEVVLDEMSSQNSINTVLNNSIISQALRNKASIWQSHEGTKIRESRTDTILLEKRMSRRHQKYSYSSDANSEDPNELDDCSSDGSHDEQGTGSNIVTQEEIEKAEENWDEDLIDISCFGE encoded by the exons ATGGAAGAGAAGCACAGAGGAACCCAGAATGGTAGAGCTGGCTCAGTAACATTAGATTTCTCCTCCACAAATCTATCTTCTTTCGAGATAAGCAAGTCAGATTTGGCCTCTTGCACAACTCTCATTCTGAATTACAATGAAATCTGTGAGCTGCCAGCTGATATTGGAGATACCCTTCACAGTCTTAGCAGTCTGTTACTCATTGGTAATCAGTTAAAGGAGCTGCCTGAATCACTTGGTAAACTTGTGAGTCTCAAGGAGCTCAACCTGTCTGAAAACGGCCTGATATCCCTACCCAAGACACTGGGTTTCCTTACGCATCTAGCAATCCTCAAGTTGGTCGGAAATGAGTTGAAGAATCTCCCGGAGGGATTTGGAGGACTCGAGTCTCTGAGAAGTCTAGAACTTGATGAAAACTTTCTGACGTCGCTGCCGGAATCGTTTGGACTCGTGGAGAGTTTAGAGGTTCTGGAGGCCTGCGACAATGCCCTGGTGGAGCTCCCAGCAAGCTTTGGAAATCTAAGACATTTACAGGTACTTAACCTGAGCAATAATCGTCTGGAGACCCTGCCTGATTCATTTGGGTCATTGCAGTGCCTTAAAATGGTGGATTTATCTGGGAACAAAATTAAGGCTCTAATGCCCGAGTTTAAGTCTTGCCACTGTCTTAAGAAGCTCTATCTCACAGGGAACAGATTAACCGTTCTTCCTGTTTGGATCGGGGAGCTTCCTAAACTACAGGAATTGAGTCTAAGAGATAACCAGTTGGAGCACAAAGCTTTACCGGAATCATTTGGGGAGACGAGCAGAAACACCCTTAGACACCTGGACATTTCAGGGAATTTTCAGACTGAACTTCCATCGACGCTAGGGCTTCTTGTCCACCTGGATTTCTTGCACATGGGCAGCGTGATCGGAGAACTGGAGCGTCAAAACTTTCAGAATGGAAACTGGATCGCAAGGTTCCCGGAAAACTTCGGAAACCTGCATCTATTGCGGGAACTTCATGCCGAGGAAAATCAGTTGAACTGCCTTCCAGAGAATTTTGGAGACCTTGCGTCTTTAGAGTTCCTAGACTTGGGCCAGAACATGCTGAGGCAGCTTCCAGAGTCTTTCTGCGAGCTGAAAAGTCTACAAGTTTGCCTGCTCTCCAAGAATCACATAGAGTGCCTTCCAAAGGAGTTTGGAAAACTGGGTGGACTTCAAGTTATCCGACTCGACTGTAATAAA CTGACTGATTTACCAGAATCGTTTATGAAGTTGACCAACATCGAACTGCTGGATCTGTTTGATAATCGGCTGACAAGGATACCCTCGGTGCTAAAGTATCTGACGAAACTAACAAGGCTGGACCTTGATTTG AATAAATTTGACATGCCAGCACTGTCGGTGCCTAACTTAACCAGACCCAACCAGTACCCATCAGGAAAGTCGGCTACCAGCGATAACTGGAGAACCAGGGCACGAGCCGATGAAGTTGCCATCGCTGAACAACAATTAGCCGAG GTGGTTTTGGATGAAATGAGTTCCCAGAACTCGATTAACACAGTACTCAATAACAGCATCATCTCGCAAGCCTTGCGTAATAAAGCATCTATCTGGCAGTCACACGAGGGCACTAAAATCAGGGAATCTCGCACGGACACCATACTGCTTGAAAAACGGATGTCCAGACGCCATCAAAAGTACTCCTACAGTTCTGATGCCAATTCAGAGGACCCAAATG